The sequence GAAAACTCGAGTTGTCACTTGTCTGGGAATCTGGGGGAACCTTGCGTATAAATGAAACTTAATCTTATAATGAACCTGTATTATTTATTTCAAGTTTTATGACAAAGACAATCTATAcatataaatgaaaaattaaatgaaacttaattttatgatgaacttttattatttatttcaagttttttGTACAAAAACAAGCTATATTGCTAGCTGCAACCCGGCcattactatttaaattaataattgacCAAAATAGTAAAACAAATCATGAGCTTAATGAAATGAGAAGTAGTGCGAAATATTGATGCAACGAAGAAAGAATCAGAATAACTTTTTGCTAATTTccaaaataagaaaatatttgatgATTCGTTGAAGCTTTCAAGAATCTTCATCAGATtcacttttatatatatatatatatatttcaaatcgtACAATAAAcagaatatttcaaatataaatatataaaattcagcataccttttttctttttggataaaaaatattacattaacAAGAGTCCAAATCATACAATACGGCATTGTTTAAGAACAATGAAACAGCGtccaaaaacaaaatattgatATTAGATTGCGAACTACGACCAGCCAGCCAACTCATGCGCCTTGGCTGCTCTTCGACAGTCCGAATGAGATGCTCCTGGAGAATTTGAGTAGAGACGTCAAACAGTCGCTTCTAATGGTTCGGCAACACCAGGAGGAGGTGGGTGCCAGCGTGTAGTTGGATTCGGGTGTGAGTCCTTTGAAACACTAACACAAAGTGTGCTTCGATATATATATGTAGTGCCCGCTCTTGCTGCGCGTGCAAGAACATCGTCATAAGAGAGAAACTTAACTCGGAAATTTCGGACATTTCATGCCTCCCAAATACTCCAGCAAAGCAAGACAAAATTTTCAAAGTCATCTCCAGTTTTATAAACTAAAATCCAGTTGAAAGATCACCAAAATGACTACCAGGAAAAGTACGTATAAGAGACCAAAGGGCTGTCAATTTCCATATCTTACGGGTATCTTAGAGAATTTCCCATGCATCTGGGCAAAACCTGTCAACGTTTACTCGTCGATGCTAGATTAACACGAACAGGAAGCGCATTAAAAATCATtctctgaatttgattttgttagGAATCCTCAATTTCCATAGTTTCCTAAGGCCTTCGGTAAAGCTGCAACTCAATCCATTACATGCAGAAACGACATTCTCCTGTGCAAGGTAATACCCGGATTTAACATAGTATCCCCCGTTAGTCATATAGTGCCAATTCAACTTACCGTTACCAATTGTGCTACCTACGGGAAATCGCTTCACTTCATCCCTGTCCACTTCCCAGAGAATGTTCCCACTCTCCATTCGATGTAACGataaaagctagctcaagaggggagGATAGTCTAAGTTCATATATGCAACTCCCATGttatttatccaaccgatgtgtgACAATTAACACACACTCTCACGCTTAGAAATGAACATCTGTAGCGtggagtttacaaatgacccaaataTGAGCAAAACAGGTTACCCAATTATGGacaatccaacacataacggtggaacctggctctgataccatgttaaaattgagacttggacctaacttaaccccaaaaactagctcaagaaGAAGGATTGTccaaatacatatatacaactttcagcttatttatccaaccgatggGACAACCGACACCTTTAAATGAGCATGGTTCAGATGGGAACCCGGGATGGGCTTGAAAATTTTTGGCCTGAGTAACCATGGATCCTTGAACACAAAACCTTTTTGGCCCGGGTTATTCGCCATCGCAATCCTTTTTTTAACAGATCTCGACCCCAAAGCAGACTACGCCAAACATATCTTGTGCTTCCAAAAATGTACTATCTGGAAAATATTTATGCTTGTAAATTCGGACAGCAAGCTTGTTTGGCAAAAGGGATTGATTAAATGTGACAAAATCTCGGAAACCCATACCAACCTGCGATTTTGGACGACACAATATTATCTACTTCCTCCAATGAATACGCTTCTCATCTCCCGTGGATCTCCACCAAAAATCGACTATCAAAGCTGTGAGTCTTTTACATGGAGATAATCAGAGACGAGCCAAAGGGGACGGTTGGTGCGGTGCCCCtcgattttctatttttataaatctgagcatttttatatatttttcacatttttaacttCATTTTTTCTGGTTTCATCCACGGAGATAATAGTAGTCTTTATCTATGGTGTCGATATAGGCTGAAAGTCTTGATTTATGAATGATTTATGGTTTATCCCGATCAGCATAACTTTGATGCCAAATGAAAATGGGATGTTATCAACTTATCACTACTCTGAGACTCCGTTTGGTACGTGTGAtgagataaataaatgattaataattagNGCCAACATTGcttgtatgatttatttatttttacctgattttatatattatataacatgATAATTGAgtccttgattttgtgagtcaagtcaaatatcaatttttaaggttaatcgagtgatactaataattttattgagttttataaaaataatttatataattatctcgagttcatNNNNNNNNNNNNNNNNNNNNNNNNNNNNNNNNNNNNNNNNNNNNNNNNNNNNNNNNNNNNNNNNNNNNNNNNNNNNNNNNNNNNNNNNNNNNNNNNNNNNNNNNNNNNNNNNNNNNNNNNNNNNNNNNNNNNNNNNNNNNNNNNNNNNNNNNNNNNNNNNNNNNNNNNNNNNNNNNNNNNNNNNNNNNNNNNNNNNNNNNNNNNNNNNNNNNNNNNNNNNNNNNNNNNNNNNNNNNNNNNNNNNNNNNNNNNNNNNNNNNNNNNNNNNNNNNNNNNNNNNNNNNNNNNNNNNNNNNNNNNNNNNNNNNNNNNNNNNNNNNNNNNNNNNNNNNNNNNNNNNNNNNNNNNNNNNNNNNNNNNNNNNNNNNNNNNNNNNNNNNNNNNNNNNNNNNNNNNNNNNNNNNNNNNNNNNNNNNNNNNNNNNNNNNNNNNNNNNNNNNNNNNNNNNNNNNNNNNNNNNNNNNNNNNNNNNNNNNNNNNNNNNNNNNNNNNNNNNNNNNNNNNNNNNNNNNNNNNNNNNNNNNNNNNNNNNNNNNNNNNNNNNNNNNNNNNNNNNNNNNNNNNNNNNNNNNNNNNNNNNNNNNNNNNNNNNNNNNNNNNNNNNNNNNNNNNNNNNNNNNNNNNNNNNNNNNNNNNNNNNNNNNNNNNNNNNNNNNNNNNNNNNNNNNNNNNNNNNNNNNNNNNNNNNNNNNNNNNNNNNNNNNNNNNNNNNNNNNNNNNNNNNNNNNNNNNNNNNNNNNNNNNNNNNNNNNNNNNNNNNNNNNNNNNNNNNNNNNNNNNNNNNNNNNNNNNNNNNNNNNNNNNNNNNNNNNNNNNNNNNNNNNNNNNNNNNNNNNNNNNNNNNNNNNNNNNNNNNNNNNNNNNNNNNNNNNNNNNNNNNNNNNNNNNNNNNNNNNNNNNNNNNNNNNNNNNNNNNNNNNNNNNNNNNNNNNNNNNNNNNNNNNNNNNNNNNNNNNNNNNNNNNNNNNNNNNNNNNNNNNNNNNNNNNNNNNNNNNNNNNNNNNNNNNNNNNNNNNNNNNNNNNNNNNNNNNNNNNNNNNNNNNNNNNNNNNNNNNNNNNNNNNNNNNNNNNNNNNNNNNNNNNNNNNNNNNNNNNNNNNNNNNNNNNNNNNNNNNNNNNNNNNNNNNNNNNNNNNNNNNNNNNNNNNNNNNNNNNNNNNNNNNNNNNNNNNNNNNNNNNNNNNNNNNNNNNNNNNNNNNNNNNNNNNNNNNNNNNNNNNNNNNNNNNNNNNNNNNNNNNNNNNNNNNNNNNNNNNNNNNNNNNNNNNNNNNNNNNNNNNNNNNNNNNNNNNNNNNNNNNNNNNNNNNNNNNNNNNNNNNNNNNNNNNNNNNNNNNNNNNNNNNNNNNNNNNNNNNNNNNNNNNNNNNNNNNNNNNNNNNNNNNNNNNNNNNNNNNNNNNNNNNNNNNNNNNNNNNNNNNNNNNNNNNNNNNNNNNNNNNNNNNNNNNNNNNNNNNNNNNNNNNNNNNNNNNNNNNNNNNNNNNNNNNNNNNNNNNNNNNNNNNNNNNNNNNNNNNNNNNNNNNNNNNNNNNNNNNNNNNNNNNNNNNNNNNNNNNNNNNNNNNNNNNNNNNNNNNNNNNNNNNNNNNNNNNNNNNNNNNNNNNNNNNNNNNNNNNNNNNNNNNNNNNNNNNNNNNNNNNNNNNNNNNNNNNNNNNNNNNNNNNNNNNNNNNNNNNNNNNNNNNNNNNNNNNNNNNNNNNNNNNNNNNNNNNNNNNNNNNNNNNNNNNNNNNNNNNNNNNNNNNNNNNNNNNNNNNNNNNNNNNNNNNNNNNNNNNNNNNNNNNNNNNNNNNNNNNNNNNNNNNNNNNNNNNNNNNNNNNNNNNNNNNNNNNNNNNNNNNNNNNNNNNNNNNNNNNNNNNNNNNNNNNNNNNNNNNNNNNNNNNNNNNNNNNNNNNNNNNNNNNNNNNNNNNNNNNNNNNNNNNNNNNNNNNNNNNNNNNNNNNNNNNNNNNNNNNNNNNNNNNNNNNNNNNNNNNNNNNNNNNNNNNNNNNNNNNNNNNNNNNNNNNNNNNNNNNNNNNNNNNNNNNNNNNNNNNNNNNNNNNNNNNNNNNNNNNNNNNNNNNNNNNNNNNNNNNNNNNNNNNNNNNNNNNNNNNNNNNNNNNNNNNNNNNNNNNNNNNNNNNNNNNNNNNNNNNNNNNNNNNNNNNNNNNNNNNNNNNNNNNNNNNNNNNNNNNNNNNNNNNNNNNNNNNNNNNNNNNNNNNNNNNNNNNNNNNNNNNNNNNNNNNNNNNNNNNNNNNNNNNNNNNNNNNNNNNNNNNNNNNNNNNNNNNNNNNNNNNNNNNNNNNNNNNNNNNNNNNNNNNNNNNNNNNNNNNNNNNNNNNNNNNNNNNNNNNNNNNNNNNNNNNNNNNNNNNNNNNNNNNNNNNNNNNNNNNNNNNNNNNNNNNNNNNNNNNNNNNNNNNNNNNNNNNNNNNNNNNNNNNNNNNNNNNNNNNNNNNNNNNNNNNNNNNNNNNNNNNNNNNNNNNNNNNNNNNNNNNNNNNNNNNNNNNNNNNNNNNNNNNNNNNNNNNNNNNNNNNNNNNNNNNNNNNNNNNNNNNNNNNNNNNNNNNNNNNNNNNNNNNNNNNNNNNNNNNNNNNNNNNNNNNNNNNNNNNNNNNNNNNNNNNNNNNNNNNNNNNNNNNNNNNNNNNNNNNNNNNNNNNNNNNNNNNNNNNNNNNNNNNNNNNNNNNNNNNNNNNNNNNNNNNNNNNNNNNNNNNNNNNNNNNNNNNNNNNNNNNNNNNNNNNNNNNNNNNNNNNNNNNNNNNNNNNNNNNNNNNNNNNNNNNNNNNNNNNNNNNNNNNNNNNNNNNNNNNNNNNNNNNNNNNNNNNNNNNNNNNNNNNNNNNNNNNNNNNNNNNNNNNNNNNNNNNNNNNNNNNNNNNNNNNNNNNNNNNNNNNNNNNNNNNNNNNNNNNNNNNNNNNNNNNNNNNNNNNNNNNNNNNNNNNNNNNNNNNNNNNNNNNNNNNNNNNNNNNNNNNNNNNNNNNNNNNNNNNNNNNNNNNNNNNNNNNNNNNNNNNNNNNNNNNNNNNNNNNNNNNNNNNNNNNNNNNNNNNNNNNNNNNNNNNNNNNNNNNNNNNNNNNNNNNNNNNNNNNNNNNNNNNNNNNNNNNNNNNNNNNNNNNNNNNNNNNNNNNNNNNNNNNNNNNNNNNNNNNNNNNNNNNNNNNNNNNNNNNNNNNNNNNNNNNNNNNNNNNNNNNNNNNNNNNNNNNNNNNNNNNNNNNNNNNNNNNNNNNNNNNNNNNNNNNNNNNNNNNNNNNNNNNNNNNNNNNNNNNNNNNNNNNNNNNNNNNNNNNNNNNNNNNNNNNNNNNNNNNNNNNNNNNNNNNNNNNNNNNNNNNNNNNNNNNNNNNNNNNNNNNNNNNNNNNNNNNNNNNNNNNNNNNNNNNNNNNNNNNNNNNNNNNNNNNNNNNNNNNNNNNNNNNNNNNNNNNNNNNNNNNNNNNNNNNNNNNNNNNNNNNNNNNNNNNNNNNNNNNNNNNNNNNNNNNNNNNNNNNNNNNNNNNNNNNNNNNNNNNNNNNNNNNNNNNNNNNNNNNNNNNNNNNNNNNNNNNNNNNNNNNNNNNNNNNNNNNNNNNNNNNNNNNNNNNNNNNNNNNNNNNNNNNNNNNNNNNNNNNNNNNNNNNNNNNNNNNNNNNNNNNNNNNNNNNNNNNNNNNNNNNNNNNNNNNNNNNNNNNNNNNNNNNNNNNNNNNNNNNNNNNNNNNNNNNNNNNNNNNNNNNNNNNNNNNNNNNNNNNNNNNNNNNNNNNNNNNNNNNNNNNNNNNNNNNNNNNNNNNNNNNNNNNNNNNNNNNNNNNNNNNNNNNNNNNNNNNNNNNNNNNNNNNNNNNNNNNNNNNNNNNNNNNNNNNNNNNNNNNNNNNNNNNNNNNNNNNNNNNNNNNNNNNNNNNNNNNNNNNNNNNNNNNNNNNNNNNNNNNNNNNNNNNNNNNNNNNNNNNNNNNNNNNNNNNNNNNNNNNNNNNNNNNNNNNNNNNNNNNNNNNNNNNNNNNNNNNNNNNNNNNNNNNNNNNNNNNNNNNNNNNNNNNNNNNNNNNNNNNNNNNNNNNNNNNNNNNNNNNNNNNNNNNNNNNNNNNNNNNNNNNNNNNNNNNNNNNNNNNNNNNNNNNNNNNNNNNNNNNNNNNNNNNNNNNNNNNNNNNNNNNNNNNNNNNNNNNNNNNNNNNNNNNNNNNNNNNNNNNNNNNNNNNNNNNNNNNNNNNNNNNNNNNNNNNNNNNNNNNNNNNNNNNNNNNNNNNNNNNNNNNNNNNNNNNNNNNNNNNNNNNNNNNNNNNNNNNNNNNNNNNNNNNNNNNNNNNNNNNNNNNNNNNNNNNNNNNNNNNNNNNNNNNNNNNNNNNNNNNNNNNNNNNNNNNNNNNNNNNNNNNNNNNNNNNNNNNNNNNNNNNNNNNNNNNNNNNNNNNNNNNNNNNNNNNNNNNNNNNNNNNNNNNNNNNNNNNNNNNNNNNNNNNNNNNNNNNNNNNNNNNNNNNNNNNNNNNNNNNNNNNNNNNNNNNNNNNNNNNNNNNNNNNNNNNNNNNNNNNNNNNNNNNNNNNNNNNNNNNNNNNNNNNNNNNNNNNNNNNNNNNNNNNNNNNNNNNNNNNNNNNNNNNNNNNNNNNNNNNNNNNNNNNNNNNNNNNNNNNNNNNNNNNNNNNNNNNNNNNNNNNNNNNNNNNNNNNNNNNNNNNNNNNNNNNNNNNNNNNNNNNNNNNNNNNNNNNNNNNNNNNNNNNNNNNNNNNNNNNNNNNNNNNNNNNNNNNNNNNNNNNNNNNNNNNNNNNNNNNNNNNNNNNNNNNNNNNNNNNNNNNNNNNNNNNNNNNNNNNNNNNNNNNNNNNNNNNNNNNNNNNNNNNNNNNNNNNNNNNNNNNNNNNNNNNNNNNNNNNNNNNNNNNNNNNNNNNNNNNNNNNNNNNNNNNNNNNNNNNNNNNNNNNNNNNNNNNNNNNNNNNNNNNNNNNNNNNNNNNNNNNNNNNNNNtaaatattatattaattattaaattttcattaattttaattttcatattatattgaagaagATAATTCTAAGGGTATGATTGTCAATATACAAtcttatcattatcattattcaAGAATTATATATTATCACACATTTGAGAAGAgatatttaatcacacaaataacATGAATAGTGAGGGTTTTCAATCATAATCAAGGACATCCATgctaaattaaaaatgaaccaaacatgagataagggatgattatttaataatcattcacttatcatggctaccaaacatagcctaagatgaaaataattttttttataaaaaaaattaaaaattcatttttttctctcttttgtttttaaatatatatatttgggatTTTCGTATGTGTACTTTGCAattaaaaaaaagcaaaaattcattttttctctcttttgtttttaaatatatatatttgggatTTTCAATTCTCAGATGAACTTGGCCCAACTGAAGCTCCAAATACCGCAAATAATATCGCAGCTTGGCATGAAAACAAAATTAGTTTCCGAACGAGAAATAACGCGGTCACGATAAACACTTAAAGCTGCACCGAAACTAGCTAGTATTTCAAGAAGACTTTTCGTGTCATTTAAATGAGTTTATTATTTTCGAAGAGTCATTTaataggcaaaaatttgtgtgagacggtctcacggatcgtatttgtgagacggatctcttatttgagtcattcatgaaaaaatattattttttattctaaaaatattattttttataatgaatatgagtagggttgNggtctcacgggtcgtatttgtgagacggatctcttatttgggtcattcatgaaaaaaatattattttttattctaaaaatattatttttatagtgaatatgagtagggttgacccgtctcacagattaagatccgtgagacagtctcacgtgAAACTCACTCCATTTAATATTGGTCAATGCGTACCGGTGATGGTTTCCGTTCTTAtcacatttaatttaattttatttaattttctaaaagtactggataatattttagttttctccataaataaatattgatgtGGATTGTGGATGTCTTCATGATGAGCTAagtcaaatttatttatatatatattaaataaataaaatttcatagaTTTTAACTTACACTGATTATTTTGCTTTCCtgttttcataaataaacttaTTTTAGAAGATAGTAAATgacaaattattttgttaaatgtCGTTGTGAATTAACTGTTAAAGAAGATATATACATTAAGTAGATTTTTGTATATTATAACATTTTCGACCTTATTTGGACATATTTTAGAACTTAAATTAGAATTTTGCAAACGTTGATGTAAGGGTCATGACCATCTATCATTTGTACGCACAAGTTATTTAAAATAGGAgactattatttattttataatgacAAAAAAGTATGCAATAATGTAGATTTACTATTTGACTCCGTTATTTTAACCCGAGATTACTTTATCACCCTAAATTGTAGAAATGTTTGATTTGACGTATTTGGTTTAATTTatatagtttaatttttttttatatgtatttctatttatttatttattacgaGGGAGCACTTCCTAAAATTGGTTTTTGTAACTCAGACATGCATCGCCAAACATAATCCGAAATTTcatcaaaagaaaaaggaatacaattgaataattttaaaaatatgatatgatattcttTGGGTGCACCAAAAGTAAAATAATAAGAGTaagtaagttttttgtgaaactgtttcacatatttttattcatgagATCAGTCAActatgtccatatttacaataaaaataatatttttgacacaaaaaatattatttttcatgagtgatccaaatagaatattcgtcttacaaaaattcaatttttgtgaaataataattaaaaacgtAACACCTTTGCACAAATTATAAAACCTAACTGGATAATGAATTCTATTATGAggaattttgttttcaaatcatatatatatatggttggAAGGGTGTGTGCCCTATATACTATTTTATTCTTTAaactaacacacacacaaacacatacacacacacacatatataggcaaaaacttgtgtgagacggtctcacgggtcgtatttgtgagacggatctcttatttgggtcatccatgaaaaagtattactttttatattaagagNttatatatatatatatatatagagtaaaCTTGCAACTTGTCAACTTGTTTCGTGGTGTTTTAGAAAGtcaacaataattttaattgtgaCTCTTGTGGAGTCTGACATCATTACAACATTTGAGCAGCTAGCAAAATTAAGAGAGACGACGAAAAGAAAGTCcgggaaaaattaaaaataacaaaagcaTTTGGAGCCATTAGTGTTAAAAAAAAGTCGAAATACCGTACGGTTTTCATACTTAACTCTGGGTTTCAATGAATCTTGACTCGAAATTTCAAATGGAAGTCTAACAATGAATTAATCGGTCAAAATTCAAAAGGTCAGGGCTCGATTAATTTTACCAGCAGAAGGaagatttgaaatatatgtATGAGACTTTCTATAATGAACTTACATTaggtaaaaatttattcaaattcaAATGTGTTGACACATCATAACTTACCTCAAaaattagtttaaaagaaagaaTTGTCcaaatcatatataaaattctcaagAATTTAATCATCGATATGAGATATTTAACCATATGTAATCGACAACTCTTgagtatatgtgtgtgtatgcaTGCGCTTATGCCGCCATTCTTGCCGTTAGTGATACACGTACAGGGACGTAgtcagaaaatattttgatcctGGGCTGAATGAATCGATAAAcaacattaaataatattttgtggaaGACGAACCACCAAGATCTCCAATATGAATCTCACTCCCTCAGTATCTATTTGTTGGAGATGAAGCTTTTTGTGCAGAGAGAAGCCCATGTGAGACGGCTATGAAATATGTTAAAAGAAATGGGCTAAAAAATGGACTGAAAAATTAACTAAGTTGAAAATATAAgactaaaatttaatataaaaaaacacaatCCCTATTATTAATTTGGCCCAAAAATATAGTCTGAGCTGGAGCCCACCCCAGCCTTTGGGGTGGCTCCGTCCCTGGATACACAcccatatatatacatatatatggggatatatatgtatatatacgtATCTAGAGATATGGTATATTGGTATCAATTCCTTCATCgatatgataaaataaataaatttttttgttattttccatGGACAATCCCACTTTCACTCAATGATGCTCATATATTGAAATATATGCAACAAAAACGTAATTCCATTATTTACCAATTAACTATGAGTCACTTAACTTAGCTTGTAtgtttttcttattaaaaactCTAAATAGGAGGTGATAAGGAAGATAAAATCTCGccattttgaataataaaaatttcaatgcAAAACATAATTTTTACAAGGAAAATTATCACATCAAGTCGATCGTCTTCTCACTTAATTTCCAGTAAAAGATGAGGATCTCTTCATTTGTTGTCTCTGAATGGAACTTCCATGCAAAAAACTAACGGAAACGGACCTTCTAATGCCTATTTTATCGGCAAAATCATGGTCAATAGTAACTTCTTCATTCACCATGTTTTCTACTTGTAATAGCTCGCTGATCTCCTGCTGAGAATTACTACTTGAAACATCATGATCTGTCGATAGAATTGGTGCACGGCAAACGGGGCAGTTCATATGTGACATCAACCAAGTATCAATACAAGCAACATGAAAGGCATGGCCACACTTGGTTAAAACCCGAAGCCTCTCTTCTTCTTCAAATTCACTTAAACAGATGCAACAATCGCGTAAATCCTCTCCCTTTTTATATCTAACCTCTCCAATCGACTCAATGGTTAGCCGTGGAAGCCCCGTTATTTGAATAAACCAAGAGGGGTGGTGACTCACTAAAGACGACCCTTGATCGTTTCCACGCATGAAATTGTGGTCGCCCAGGTGGGGTGAATTCCTTTCCGTGACACTTCTCGAGATCGAATATCGCCACCGTGCGATGACATAGGAGAAAAGGAGAAACGTTGCACCGAGAATACAGAGCATGATGATCAAGATTGGTGACATTTGAAACTTTTGGGGAGGTGAAAATTGTGGTGAAGGTGACAAAATAGATTTGGTGCAGTAATCAGGGCAAACGAAACACATGTAACAAGCTTCAGTATTTCCTTCTGAGGTAGTACTGTGGGTTGATGTTAACAAATATTTCCTTGGATAAGAAGCcatccaaaataaaaattaatgcaaAGAGGATCGATACTGAATCTTGAAAACTTTTGAGTGAAtggtctatatatatatatacacacacacacctatacacacatgtgtgtgtatgtgtctATATACCTTTTGAAATCTTGAATTGACTTTTCATCAGAAGATATAAATATAGTGGGTTGAGAAGTGGTGGTAGAGATTTATTAGCTATGCTGCATCCGTACCAGATAGATACAAGCCATACGTATTCtgagaaggaaaaaaaaggCGTATAAGTTATGAgtcaatattttaattaatgagaGACAagcttatatattttataaattataattataatcataattatcattacaatacattttaaaaagtaataaaaCCATGGAGAATTCAATGCAACAGACGATGTACAAATGGATCTCACAAAATGTGTGGGTCTGATAATCCAGTGGATCCCAATTCTGTGCAAGCAAGTCTTGGAGAAGTACAGGTGTGGTTGTAGTTTTTGTATCGCTTAATCAACGTCAAGATTGAACTCGCTATAATtactcatcatcatcatccttcACGTTATACATAGCCAAACTCTCTAGCTACGACTTGACCAATAATANcgggaaaaaaattcaaaataaaaaaacaataattacttAAGTGGACCAAACTATTTGCTATGGCGTAGGAAAATCGACGGGTTGcctaacataattcaatacgATTGTTTTCTTCCTTCCAAGTTGATATTGTAGGCGCTAGGGTTCGAaagtattataattaaaatatatacataggAATATTCatctaatatataatttttctttataattaTTAAGGCATGCAAttccataataaaaaaaataaattagttaatCTAATCTTAGTTAAGTATATGCTATCACG comes from Primulina huaijiensis isolate GDHJ02 chromosome 2, ASM1229523v2, whole genome shotgun sequence and encodes:
- the LOC140957906 gene encoding E3 ubiquitin-protein ligase RING1-like, producing MCFVCPDYCTKSILSPSPQFSPPQKFQMSPILIIMLCILGATFLLFSYVIARWRYSISRSVTERNSPHLGDHNFMRGNDQGSSLVSHHPSWFIQITGLPRLTIESIGEVRYKKGEDLRDCCICLSEFEEEERLRVLTKCGHAFHVACIDTWLMSHMNCPVCRAPILSTDHDVSSSNSQQEISELLQVENMVNEEVTIDHDFADKIGIRRSVSVSFLHGSSIQRQQMKRSSSFTGN